The Clostridium sp. AWRP genome has a window encoding:
- a CDS encoding DUF6033 family protein: MSLGLYTNYASNNYNQSNINTKTDASKSVTESNSTSKTTSNSVDEYYKQLCAKFPNLNIMVGHFSKGAMIATSTNIDHAPITIDPAYLKKAANDPKIAAKLEKNLGDEPMALNWLKNAAKMGGNKVTSLGSYYDANGDMCSAGGLATDNPSSKSSPSLMTQFDELLEKRLKRLKEQRKAENRMLSQIAAEDIKKANLQKQAAKSYNNNLFNNLNINLLDSNS; the protein is encoded by the coding sequence ATGTCTCTAGGACTATATACTAATTATGCTTCAAATAATTACAATCAATCAAATATTAATACAAAAACTGACGCTTCAAAATCAGTTACTGAGTCTAACTCAACATCTAAAACTACAAGTAATTCTGTAGACGAATATTATAAACAGCTTTGTGCTAAATTTCCAAACTTAAACATCATGGTTGGTCATTTTTCAAAGGGAGCAATGATAGCAACAAGTACCAACATAGATCATGCACCCATTACAATTGATCCAGCTTATTTAAAAAAAGCAGCAAACGATCCAAAAATTGCAGCAAAACTTGAGAAAAACCTTGGCGATGAACCTATGGCTTTAAATTGGCTGAAAAATGCAGCTAAAATGGGTGGTAACAAAGTAACAAGCCTTGGTAGTTATTATGATGCAAATGGCGATATGTGCAGTGCTGGTGGTCTTGCAACTGATAATCCGTCTTCAAAAAGTAGCCCATCTCTTATGACTCAATTTGATGAATTATTAGAAAAAAGGTTAAAGAGACTAAAGGAACAGAGAAAAGCAGAAAATAGAATGTTATCACAAATAGCTGCAGAAGATATTAAAAAAGCAAATCTACAAAAGCAAGCTGCTAAAAGTTACAATAATAACTTGTTTAATAATCTCAATATAAATTTACTCGACTCAAATAGTTAA
- a CDS encoding CPBP family intramembrane glutamic endopeptidase: MSNLNPFKILSNLENEKSEVKKLTITDAVVAVISYMLISLFTLEISLSVIRSSSNSILQLLLSIFVVGVTFFAVTAVFYAYYITNLSKDKIKERPVKKFTLINVLLLILIVLGYLMLFNSLLMPIDKILPGFSLFTEGIQLISKNPIFLIGYLGIIGPLLTEFVFRGIIVGGLSKKNSSLKAILLSSLLSGISTFTPAGFMCFFILGILLGYLYIKTHSLYLCIIGDILYSAITSILLQYYPQFLVLISSNILIIAMLTVIGLLIIYFGMKKLFSNIAKMSL, from the coding sequence ATGTCTAACTTAAATCCTTTTAAAATTTTATCAAATCTTGAAAATGAAAAATCAGAGGTTAAGAAGCTGACTATCACAGATGCAGTAGTTGCAGTAATTTCGTATATGCTGATATCGTTGTTTACTTTAGAAATCAGTTTAAGTGTTATTCGTTCATCCAGCAATAGTATATTACAATTGTTACTATCTATTTTTGTAGTAGGAGTTACTTTTTTTGCAGTCACTGCAGTATTTTATGCATATTACATTACTAATCTTAGTAAAGATAAAATCAAAGAAAGACCAGTAAAAAAATTCACTTTAATTAATGTATTACTTCTAATACTAATTGTTTTAGGTTATCTTATGTTATTTAATTCACTTCTGATGCCAATAGATAAAATTCTTCCAGGATTTAGTTTATTTACGGAAGGCATACAACTTATTAGTAAAAATCCTATATTTCTTATTGGATATTTAGGTATTATTGGACCTTTATTAACAGAGTTTGTATTTAGAGGGATTATTGTCGGTGGACTCTCAAAAAAAAATTCCAGCCTAAAAGCGATACTGTTATCTTCACTTCTATCCGGGATATCTACTTTTACCCCTGCAGGATTTATGTGTTTTTTTATACTTGGAATCTTATTAGGTTATCTTTATATAAAAACTCATTCATTATATTTGTGTATAATTGGAGATATACTTTATAGCGCAATTACAAGCATTTTGCTTCAATACTATCCACAGTTTTTAGTACTAATCAGTTCAAATATTCTTATTATAGCTATGTTAACTGTCATTGGGCTTTTGATAATATATTTTGGCATGAAAAAACTTTTCTCAAATATTGCAAAAATGTCACTTTAA
- a CDS encoding S41 family peptidase: MKLKKRKLVVILVIAAIIIAAAGIFAYNLFNRKVSSPVLNNANRNEKWTADLKFVKNELPKKHKNLFFSKSKVEFDRNMDLLINKVDKYNDMQIKWELTKIISSINDSHTSVVMQSKSSYPVSFFQFEDGIYLANSSLAYKDYWGKKLVAVNGYSIEQLHSKLDPIISKDNKAILKNQFCSLLRFPGVLKFAGIAKKDDAVFTFEGPSNISVTVKPLNKEEFDKTKFLSDDPKYINNIPLSKQNSDKNYWFKYIENSGVIYVKYNSCSNMKNYSFSSFTKDVFKTLDSKKAKTLVIDLRDNGGGNSKMFDSFLDEIKKRSNINKKGNLYVIIGRKTFSSAILNTMDLKNSTNALLIGEPTGGKPNHFGEVKIIHLSNTNVDIQYSSKYFKTTSKDTDSIYPDVNITLKASSYFNGKDDFLNYILYRQSIK, from the coding sequence ATGAAATTAAAGAAAAGAAAATTAGTGGTTATACTAGTAATAGCAGCTATTATAATTGCTGCAGCGGGAATATTTGCTTACAACTTGTTTAATAGAAAAGTAAGTTCGCCTGTACTCAATAATGCAAATAGAAATGAAAAGTGGACAGCAGATTTAAAGTTTGTAAAAAATGAACTGCCTAAAAAGCATAAAAATCTGTTCTTTTCAAAAAGTAAGGTTGAATTTGATAGGAATATGGATTTACTTATAAATAAAGTTGATAAATATAATGATATGCAAATTAAATGGGAGCTTACAAAAATAATAAGTTCTATAAATGACAGCCATACATCTGTTGTTATGCAATCCAAATCATCGTACCCTGTAAGTTTTTTTCAATTTGAAGACGGAATTTACCTGGCAAATTCATCTTTAGCATATAAAGATTACTGGGGTAAGAAATTAGTGGCAGTAAATGGGTATTCCATAGAACAATTACACTCAAAACTTGATCCTATTATATCTAAAGATAATAAAGCTATTTTGAAAAATCAATTTTGCAGTTTACTTAGGTTCCCGGGTGTGCTTAAATTTGCAGGAATAGCAAAAAAGGATGATGCAGTTTTTACTTTTGAGGGGCCATCAAATATTAGTGTTACTGTAAAGCCTTTAAATAAAGAAGAATTTGATAAAACTAAATTTTTATCTGATGATCCCAAATATATAAATAATATTCCACTTTCAAAGCAAAATTCAGATAAAAACTATTGGTTTAAGTACATTGAAAATAGTGGTGTAATCTATGTGAAATACAACAGTTGTTCGAATATGAAAAATTATTCTTTTTCAAGCTTTACAAAGGATGTATTTAAAACTCTTGACAGTAAAAAAGCTAAAACGTTAGTTATAGATTTACGTGACAATGGCGGTGGAAATTCTAAAATGTTTGATTCTTTTCTAGATGAAATAAAAAAGAGAAGCAATATAAATAAAAAAGGAAATTTATATGTAATTATAGGAAGAAAAACATTTTCTTCTGCAATATTGAATACTATGGATTTAAAAAACAGTACAAATGCCCTGCTTATTGGGGAACCAACTGGCGGGAAGCCAAATCATTTTGGTGAGGTTAAAATAATACATTTATCAAATACCAATGTAGATATACAGTATTCTAGTAAGTATTTTAAAACAACAAGTAAAGATACGGATTCTATTTATCCTGATGTAAATATTACTTTAAAAGCATCGTCTTATTTTAATGGTAAGGATGATTTTTTAAACTATATTTTATATAGACAAAGTATTAAGTAA